A stretch of Homo sapiens chromosome 12, GRCh38.p14 Primary Assembly DNA encodes these proteins:
- the IAPP gene encoding islet amyloid polypeptide preproprotein produces MGILKLQVFLIVLSVALNHLKATPIESHQVEKRKCNTATCATQRLANFLVHSSNNFGAILSSTNVGSNTYGKRNAVEVLKREPLNYLPL; encoded by the exons ATGGGCATCCTGAAGCTGCAAGTATTTCTCATTGTGCTCTCTGTTGCATTGAACCATCTGAAAGCTACACCCATTGAAAG TCATCAGGTGGAAAAGCGGAAATGCAACACTGCCACATGTGCAACGCagcgcctggcaaattttttagtTCATTCCAGCAACAACTTTGGTGCCATTCTCTCATCTACCAACGTGGGATCCAATACATATGGCAAGAGGAATGCAGTAGAGGTTTTAAAGAGAGAGCCACTGAATTACTTGCCCCTTTAG